The window GATGGACACCCACACCGCCACCCAGATTTTTCATCCCGTCTTTTGGATGGATGCGGCAGGGCAGAATCCGCCACCCATGACCATGATTTCGGTGGAGGATGTGGAGCAAGGGAAATGGCGCGTGAATCCGGCGATCGCCCACAACGTTGACATGTCGGCGGATGAGTTACAAGCCTATGCCCTCCACTACGTCCGGCAGTTGCAGGGGGTCGAAAAATATCAGCTAACCATTTGGCCTTACCACTCGATTTTGGGCGAGATTGGTCATGCCTTGGTATCTGCCGTCGAGGAAGCCTGCTTTTTCCATTCGATTGCCCGCGTCAGCCAAACCCGCTTTGAAATCAAGGGCAGCAATCCCCTCACCGAACACTACTCGGTGCTGAGTCCCGAAGTCGTGACCGATCAGCACCAGCGGGCGATCGCCCAAAAGAACACCAAGTTTCTGAAGATGCTCCTAGAGTTCGATGCGATTTTGATTGCAGGGCAGGCCAAAAGCCACTGCGTCGCCTGGACGATTGATGACCTGTTGACCAATATTCAGGGCATTGATCCCAGCCTTTCCCAAAAAATTTATCTGCTCGACGATTGCACCTCTCCTGTGGTAGTTCCAGGGGTTGTGGACTTCACCGACATTGCCGAGGCCGCGTATCAGCGCTTTGCCGCTGCCGGAGTTCATCGGGTGCGGTCTACCACTCCGCTCCAGGACTGGCTGGGACTCCAGTTCTGAACACGGCATTAAAGGGACGCAAAGCGATCGCACGCATCCAGTAACGCCGTTTGAATCTCCGGTTCCGTCATCGAATGTCCGGCATCGGGAACCACCACCAGATCGGCTTCTGGAAACGCCCGGTGCAAATCCCAGGCCGATACCATGGGACACACGACGTCGTAGCGACCCTGCACGATTACAGTCGGGATCTGGCGAATCCGATCCACATGGCGCAGTAGGTAATCCTCTTCGGTGAAAAACCCGCCGTTGATGAAGTAATGACACTCAATCCGGGCAAAGGCCGTCG of the Synechococcales cyanobacterium T60_A2020_003 genome contains:
- a CDS encoding isochorismatase; translated protein: MSRSLPIPPHFDPRRVSEVWRVPYADRAAAAIAWAQAYGIKPAAEDKTRICLLATDVQNTFCIPEFELFVGGRSGRGAVEDNVRLCEFIYRNLGWITAIAPTMDTHTATQIFHPVFWMDAAGQNPPPMTMISVEDVEQGKWRVNPAIAHNVDMSADELQAYALHYVRQLQGVEKYQLTIWPYHSILGEIGHALVSAVEEACFFHSIARVSQTRFEIKGSNPLTEHYSVLSPEVVTDQHQRAIAQKNTKFLKMLLEFDAILIAGQAKSHCVAWTIDDLLTNIQGIDPSLSQKIYLLDDCTSPVVVPGVVDFTDIAEAAYQRFAAAGVHRVRSTTPLQDWLGLQF